The following coding sequences are from one uncultured Cohaesibacter sp. window:
- a CDS encoding deoxyguanosinetriphosphate triphosphohydrolase, with the protein MIPAIGFGAQPRARYAVQPDESKGRLFFEAASPTRTPFQRDRDRIIHSSAFRRLQAKTQVFLYHEGDMFRTRLTHTLEVSQIARSIARALSVDEDLAEALALSHDLGHTPFGHAGERALDGVMKPYGGFDHNAQSLRAVTALEQCYAEHDGLNLSWETLEGLVKHNGPLTDKDGNGIGHYESGLPYAIRVYAEQQDLMLWSYASIEAQAAAIADDIAYNSHDIDDGLRAMLISLDQLRDVPLVCDILREVESVYPGLSEERTAHEIVRRLITRLVEDVIKTSMGNLSRLAPQSVDDVRNAPHTIVCFSEEMFEAVSGIRRFLFDNVYREHSVMQIMRNAELVLRDLFVYHFEAPDMMPLNWQFDLDGAPEKLVARRVADYVAGMTDRFAIQEHQRLFDVTPDLG; encoded by the coding sequence ATGATACCTGCGATTGGATTTGGTGCGCAGCCGCGCGCACGTTACGCAGTTCAACCGGATGAGAGCAAAGGGCGCTTGTTTTTCGAAGCTGCCAGCCCGACCCGAACGCCATTTCAGCGGGATCGCGACCGTATCATTCATTCTTCCGCATTTCGCCGTTTGCAGGCCAAGACGCAGGTGTTTCTCTATCATGAAGGGGACATGTTCCGTACGCGCTTGACCCATACGCTTGAGGTCTCTCAAATCGCGCGGTCGATCGCTCGCGCTCTGTCTGTTGACGAGGATCTGGCCGAGGCGCTGGCATTGTCCCATGATCTGGGGCACACGCCTTTCGGTCATGCCGGTGAACGGGCGCTTGACGGTGTCATGAAGCCCTATGGCGGGTTTGATCATAATGCGCAGTCTTTGCGAGCGGTTACGGCGCTTGAGCAATGTTATGCCGAGCATGACGGCCTGAACCTCAGCTGGGAAACCCTTGAAGGGCTGGTCAAGCATAATGGACCGTTGACGGACAAGGACGGGAACGGCATTGGCCATTATGAAAGTGGGCTGCCTTACGCCATTCGCGTCTATGCCGAACAGCAGGATCTGATGCTCTGGTCCTATGCCAGCATAGAAGCGCAGGCGGCGGCGATTGCTGATGATATCGCCTATAATTCCCATGACATTGATGATGGTCTCAGGGCCATGCTGATCTCTCTTGATCAGCTTCGTGACGTGCCATTGGTCTGCGATATCCTGCGGGAAGTGGAAAGCGTCTATCCCGGGCTTTCGGAAGAGAGAACGGCTCATGAAATTGTGCGTCGGCTTATCACGCGGCTGGTGGAAGATGTGATCAAGACATCCATGGGTAATTTGTCCCGTCTTGCGCCTCAATCGGTTGATGATGTGCGCAATGCACCCCATACCATCGTGTGTTTTTCGGAAGAAATGTTTGAGGCTGTTTCAGGAATCAGACGTTTTCTGTTCGATAATGTTTATCGAGAACATAGCGTTATGCAGATCATGCGCAACGCTGAGCTGGTGCTCAGGGATCTGTTTGTGTATCACTTTGAAGCGCCGGATATGATGCCACTGAATTGGCAATTTGATCTTGATGGTGCGCCAGAGAAGCTGGTTGCGCGACGAGTGGCAGACTATGTGGCTGGTATGACAGACCGTTTTGCTATTCAGGAGCATCAACGTCTGTTTGACGTTACTCCCGATTTGGGTTAG
- the argS gene encoding arginine--tRNA ligase, whose translation MNVFTIFTDRVKEAIKQCALATRDGSELDLSRVIVEPPRDSAHGDLATNAAMVLSKQVGMKPRDVAERIAGSLVKDKDVAKVDVAGPGFINMTLADDFWRGLVSTIVATGAAYGRCNLGGGEKINVEYVSANPTGPMHVGHTRGAVLGDCIANLLDFAGFDVCREYYINDAGTQVDVLARSAFLRYCEALGDDIGTIPDGLYPGDYLVPVGEALAKEHGDKLKLASEEEWLPMVRLFAVNAMMDMIRGDLAALNVKHDVFFSERSLIHGEKDRVKEAIEWLTDKGHVYVGTLPPPKGQLPDDWEDREQTLFRSTEFGDDIDRPLKKSDGSNTYFANDIAYHFDKFKRGYSKQVDILGADHGGYVKRLKSAVAAITQGQGGLEVKICQLVNLMRNGEQLKMSKRAGNFITLRDVVEEVGVDAVRFMMMYRKSEVTIDFDFAKVTEQSKDNPVFYVQYAHARTASIFRQAASEVPHLSVGPEDLAKADLSAINDELELALIRKLSEYPRIVEGAAETQEPHRVAFYLYDLAGYFHAVWNKGKEMPQLRFINVKDEKMTLARLALVQAVATVIGSGLSLLGVTAPEEMR comes from the coding sequence ATGAACGTCTTTACTATTTTTACCGACCGGGTCAAAGAAGCAATCAAGCAGTGTGCATTGGCTACGCGAGATGGTTCGGAGCTGGATCTGTCTCGCGTGATTGTCGAGCCTCCGCGCGATTCTGCCCATGGTGATCTGGCAACCAACGCAGCCATGGTTCTGTCTAAGCAGGTTGGAATGAAGCCGCGGGATGTGGCGGAACGTATTGCGGGCAGTCTTGTCAAGGACAAGGATGTCGCCAAGGTTGATGTTGCCGGGCCGGGCTTTATCAATATGACGCTGGCTGATGATTTTTGGCGCGGTCTTGTGTCAACAATCGTTGCAACCGGCGCCGCCTATGGTCGTTGCAATCTGGGGGGCGGTGAGAAAATCAACGTCGAATATGTTTCTGCAAACCCGACAGGCCCGATGCATGTGGGGCATACGCGTGGTGCAGTGCTGGGCGACTGTATCGCCAATTTGCTTGATTTCGCCGGTTTTGACGTGTGCCGCGAATATTATATCAATGACGCAGGCACGCAGGTGGATGTTTTGGCGCGTTCTGCATTCTTGCGCTATTGTGAAGCTCTCGGCGATGATATCGGAACCATTCCTGATGGCCTTTATCCTGGAGACTATCTGGTGCCTGTCGGAGAAGCTCTGGCCAAGGAACATGGTGACAAGCTCAAACTGGCCAGCGAAGAAGAATGGCTGCCTATGGTCCGTCTCTTTGCAGTTAATGCGATGATGGACATGATCCGTGGTGATCTGGCAGCGCTGAATGTCAAGCATGATGTTTTCTTCTCAGAGAGAAGCCTTATTCACGGTGAAAAGGACCGTGTGAAGGAAGCCATCGAATGGCTGACCGACAAAGGACATGTCTATGTCGGCACATTGCCGCCGCCCAAAGGCCAGCTTCCTGATGACTGGGAAGACCGTGAACAGACCCTGTTCCGCTCTACAGAATTTGGCGACGATATCGATCGGCCTCTGAAGAAGTCCGACGGCAGCAATACCTATTTTGCCAATGACATTGCCTACCATTTCGACAAGTTCAAGCGCGGTTACTCCAAGCAGGTCGATATTCTGGGGGCTGACCATGGCGGTTATGTGAAGCGGTTGAAATCCGCAGTGGCCGCGATCACACAAGGGCAGGGCGGTCTTGAGGTCAAGATCTGCCAGCTGGTCAACCTGATGCGGAATGGCGAACAACTCAAGATGTCCAAACGTGCGGGTAATTTTATTACGCTGCGCGACGTGGTTGAAGAAGTTGGTGTCGACGCTGTGCGTTTTATGATGATGTATCGCAAGTCTGAGGTAACGATTGACTTTGATTTTGCCAAAGTTACAGAGCAGAGCAAAGATAATCCGGTTTTCTACGTGCAATATGCCCATGCTCGGACAGCTTCCATTTTCCGACAGGCTGCAAGTGAAGTTCCTCATCTTTCTGTCGGGCCAGAAGATCTAGCAAAGGCAGATCTAAGTGCTATAAATGACGAGCTTGAACTGGCGTTAATCAGAAAATTGTCTGAATATCCACGTATAGTTGAGGGTGCAGCGGAAACACAAGAGCCTCACAGAGTTGCGTTTTACCTGTATGATCTTGCGGGATATTTCCATGCTGTGTGGAACAAGGGCAAGGAAATGCCGCAATTACGTTTTATTAACGTTAAAGATGAGAAAATGACTCTAGCGCGCTTGGCTCTTGTTCAGGCTGTGGCCACGGTAATCGGTTCTGGCCTCAGTCTGCTTGGTGTAACGGCACCTGAAGAAATGCGTTAG